A single Leptospira biflexa serovar Patoc strain 'Patoc 1 (Paris)' DNA region contains:
- a CDS encoding P-II family nitrogen regulator, producing the protein MKLEKAKLITIIADEALQDRLVAELKSANVKGYTISEAKGEGINHSHLSSWEGKNIRLESLVSEGKALKIFQIISEKYLEKYPMVIFMNDVDVIRKERFN; encoded by the coding sequence ATGAAATTAGAAAAGGCAAAACTCATCACCATCATCGCTGATGAAGCACTACAAGACCGGTTGGTTGCCGAATTAAAATCGGCCAATGTCAAAGGTTACACCATCAGTGAGGCCAAAGGAGAAGGCATCAATCATTCCCACCTCTCTTCCTGGGAAGGCAAAAACATCCGTTTAGAATCGTTAGTGTCTGAAGGAAAAGCATTAAAGATATTTCAAATCATTTCAGAAAAGTATTTAGAGAAGTATCCAATGGTGATCTTTATGAATGATGTGGATGTGATTCGAAAGGAAAGATTCAACTAA
- a CDS encoding carbonic anhydrase, whose amino-acid sequence MKVIKFLSSFLIITISSQMFAQSNSGVPAKEALQRLVEGNLRFVHGKSIRPNQSVERIKEVSKKQNPFATIVGCSDSRVPNEIVFDQGLGDLFILRTAGQVSTYASWGSIEFSVAVLGVNLIVVLGHSSCGAVGAACKADEVPGHIIALTNAIKPAAEKVKHMDGDFLDNAVKANVALQVVSLRKLDPIISKYYNKGQLQIVGAVYDLETGKVNFLSEDYITSITK is encoded by the coding sequence ATGAAAGTGATCAAGTTTCTGTCAAGTTTTCTCATCATCACCATTTCATCACAGATGTTTGCTCAGAGTAATAGTGGTGTACCTGCAAAAGAAGCATTGCAACGATTGGTGGAAGGAAATTTAAGATTTGTGCATGGGAAATCCATTCGCCCGAACCAATCCGTTGAACGAATCAAAGAAGTTTCCAAAAAACAAAATCCATTTGCAACGATTGTGGGTTGTTCTGATTCACGAGTTCCCAATGAAATCGTGTTTGACCAAGGCCTTGGGGATTTATTCATCTTACGAACCGCTGGTCAGGTATCCACCTATGCCTCCTGGGGTTCCATTGAATTCTCCGTCGCAGTGCTTGGAGTCAATCTCATCGTTGTACTTGGCCATTCGAGTTGTGGTGCCGTGGGAGCTGCTTGTAAAGCGGATGAAGTTCCGGGACACATCATCGCTCTCACCAATGCCATCAAACCCGCCGCAGAAAAGGTCAAACACATGGATGGTGATTTTTTAGATAATGCTGTCAAAGCAAATGTCGCCTTACAAGTGGTTTCACTTCGCAAACTCGATCCAATCATTTCTAAATATTATAACAAAGGCCAATTACAAATCGTAGGCGCGGTATATGATTTAGAGACAGGAAAGGTAAATTTTTTGTCCGAAGACTACATTACTTCGATCACAAAATAG
- a CDS encoding sodium-dependent bicarbonate transport family permease, producing the protein MEILHALVANLQTPMFLAFLLGIIATVIKSDLKFPDGMYTGLTIYLLFAIGLKGGVKLNQTTLIEFYKPALAALLLCVTIPLIAYGLLTKFGKYDKANAAALAAHYGSVSAVTFSEALAFLDSLHISYEGFMPSLLAIMEVPAILVALLLIKMNPKDESEKSSWGKILHELFTGKGTLLLLGGLIIGMISGKKGHEQFAPLFETPFRGMLILFLLEVGIVTGRRLNDLKKAGVFLFGFGILFPIFSAMFGLYLGKCIGLSMGGAMVLGTLSASASYIAAPAAVRIAIPEASPAIYLTASLAITFPFNLSIGLPLYLTISKYLFGA; encoded by the coding sequence ATGGAAATTCTACACGCATTAGTTGCAAACTTACAAACACCGATGTTCCTTGCATTTTTACTCGGGATCATCGCAACCGTCATAAAAAGTGATCTCAAATTCCCAGATGGAATGTATACAGGACTCACAATTTACCTACTCTTTGCCATAGGACTCAAAGGTGGAGTTAAATTGAATCAAACCACCCTAATAGAGTTCTACAAACCAGCCTTGGCGGCACTCCTCCTTTGTGTGACAATCCCACTCATTGCCTATGGGCTCTTAACCAAATTTGGGAAATATGATAAAGCAAATGCTGCGGCACTTGCCGCACACTATGGTTCCGTGTCAGCAGTAACATTCAGCGAGGCCCTAGCGTTTCTTGATTCTCTTCATATCAGCTATGAAGGATTTATGCCAAGTTTACTTGCCATCATGGAAGTCCCTGCCATCCTCGTGGCATTACTCCTCATCAAAATGAATCCTAAAGACGAATCGGAAAAATCTTCCTGGGGGAAAATATTACATGAACTCTTTACAGGAAAAGGAACCTTGTTATTATTAGGTGGTCTCATCATTGGTATGATCTCTGGTAAAAAAGGACACGAACAATTTGCACCACTCTTCGAAACACCTTTTCGTGGTATGTTGATTTTATTCCTTTTAGAAGTGGGAATTGTAACAGGTAGAAGGCTCAACGACCTAAAAAAAGCAGGTGTCTTTTTATTTGGCTTCGGAATCCTATTCCCGATTTTCTCTGCAATGTTTGGATTGTATTTAGGCAAGTGTATTGGGTTATCGATGGGTGGAGCGATGGTACTTGGAACACTCAGTGCCAGTGCATCCTACATCGCAGCTCCTGCTGCTGTTAGGATTGCCATTCCAGAGGCAAGCCCCGCCATTTACCTCACGGCATCCCTTGCCATCACCTTTCCGTTCAATTTATCCATCGGATTACCACTTTATCTCACTATTTCTAAATATTTATTCGGAGCTTGA